A part of Aquaspirillum sp. LM1 genomic DNA contains:
- a CDS encoding NAD(P)/FAD-dependent oxidoreductase: MTAATASVQNRPPRIAVIGGGLAGLAAAWHAEAAGFRVRVFEAGSRPGGPALGWRDGPRLFEYTPSLLELDAPLLAWIASLGLGPALHPALPVARRQLVLRQGRYMPLMDTPLAFMLSRRVDRESKHSVLRQSLGLLRRSPPVLPDEVAPRVRQILGDWFNDYMVAPWLAASQGADAESAWMALALADVADTSSRLALARQLYALRQIPCHGFRHGLDTLTDTLSARVDVRLNQPVGALIRRAHGWCVVTGMETFEADLVILAVSAREAALLLAPSFSQIAASLAAVRYSPMIHVHSVYAREDVAHRLRAGGAWHPQVEHPFALGVEFVSAQLAHRAADDEVLLCARLGGMTQPERMGLDDAVLGLLLDSELDGLLGIQAAPLARHIHRQRHAFPHPDAALARARQHLPGLGHARVLVASDWAAGAGPVAVLRHAMHLPAQVRATLNSPQVLIEEV; the protein is encoded by the coding sequence ATGACCGCCGCCACTGCCTCTGTCCAAAATCGTCCGCCCCGTATTGCCGTGATCGGTGGGGGGCTGGCTGGCCTGGCGGCGGCCTGGCATGCCGAGGCGGCGGGGTTTCGGGTGCGGGTGTTTGAAGCCGGCAGTCGCCCCGGCGGGCCGGCGCTGGGCTGGCGCGATGGCCCGCGCCTGTTTGAATACACCCCCAGCCTGCTTGAGCTGGACGCGCCGCTGCTGGCGTGGATTGCCTCGCTGGGCCTGGGCCCGGCCCTGCACCCGGCGCTGCCGGTGGCGCGACGCCAGCTGGTGTTGCGCCAGGGCCGCTATATGCCGCTGATGGATACCCCGCTGGCGTTCATGCTCAGCCGCCGGGTCGACCGTGAGAGCAAGCACAGCGTCCTGCGCCAGTCGCTGGGCCTGCTGCGCCGTTCACCGCCGGTGCTGCCGGATGAGGTGGCACCCAGGGTGCGCCAGATTCTGGGCGACTGGTTCAACGACTACATGGTGGCCCCGTGGCTGGCCGCCAGCCAGGGCGCTGACGCCGAATCCGCCTGGATGGCGCTGGCGCTGGCCGATGTGGCCGACACCAGCAGCCGGCTGGCGCTGGCCCGGCAGCTGTACGCGCTGCGCCAGATACCGTGCCATGGCTTTCGCCATGGCCTGGACACACTGACCGACACCCTGTCGGCGCGGGTGGACGTGCGACTCAACCAGCCGGTTGGTGCGCTGATTCGCCGGGCGCACGGCTGGTGCGTGGTCACCGGCATGGAAACCTTCGAGGCTGATCTGGTGATTCTGGCCGTGTCGGCGCGGGAAGCGGCGCTATTGCTGGCCCCCAGTTTTTCGCAAATTGCCGCCAGCCTGGCTGCCGTGCGCTACAGCCCGATGATTCATGTGCATTCGGTGTACGCCCGCGAGGATGTGGCCCACCGCCTGCGTGCTGGCGGTGCCTGGCATCCGCAGGTAGAGCATCCGTTTGCGCTGGGCGTGGAGTTTGTCAGCGCGCAGCTGGCACACCGCGCTGCCGACGATGAAGTGTTGCTGTGCGCCCGTCTGGGCGGCATGACTCAGCCGGAACGCATGGGGCTGGACGATGCCGTGCTCGGCCTGCTGCTGGACAGCGAACTCGATGGCCTGCTCGGCATCCAGGCCGCCCCGCTGGCCCGGCATATCCACCGCCAGCGCCACGCCTTTCCTCACCCCGACGCCGCGCTGGCCCGCGCCCGCCAGCACCTGCCCGGCCTGGGCCACGCCCGGGTGCTGGTGGCATCGGACTGGGCTGCCGGCGCTGGCCCGGTGGCGGTGCTGCGCCACGCCATGCACTTGCCAGCGCAGGTGCGGGCCACGTTGAACAGCCCACAGGTGCTGATCGAAGAAGTGTAA
- a CDS encoding alanine/glycine:cation symporter family protein, producing the protein MAIDAWVNHLNALIWSPALIYLCLGVGLYFSVRTRFAQVRHFREMIRLMFDGKSSDAGVSSFQALAMTLAGRVGTGNIAGVATAITFGGPGAVFWMWMVAFLGASSAFVESTLGQIYKEKLDGQYRGGPAFYIEKGLGMKWYAWVFAVCTIIACGVLLPGVQANGIASSLNTALGIVPEATAAILAVLLGFIIFGGVQRIARFAEIIVPFMALGYIIVACVIIALHIERLPDVLGLILRSAVGADASFGALLGLAIQWGVKRGVYSNEAGQGTGPHASSAAAVTHPAKQGLVQAFSVYVDTLFVCSATAFMLLITGQYNVQDGAGKAIYTGIAGVAAGPGYVQTAMENIMPGFGNLFVAVALFFFAFTTIIAYYYIAETNIAYINRKINRPWLTLLLKFAIMASTVYGTVKTAELAWGLGDIGVGLMAWLNIIAILLLQKPALVALKDYEAQQAQGKDPLFHPQALGIAHAHYWEGRRAEQIHAEEVKAARTTHSH; encoded by the coding sequence ATGGCAATCGATGCCTGGGTAAATCACCTCAATGCACTGATCTGGAGCCCAGCTCTGATTTATCTGTGCCTGGGCGTGGGGTTGTATTTTTCTGTGCGCACCCGTTTTGCTCAGGTGCGCCATTTCCGCGAAATGATCCGGCTGATGTTCGATGGCAAGAGCAGCGATGCCGGGGTGTCGTCGTTTCAGGCGCTGGCCATGACCCTGGCTGGCCGGGTAGGCACCGGCAATATCGCCGGCGTGGCCACTGCTATCACCTTTGGCGGCCCCGGCGCGGTGTTCTGGATGTGGATGGTGGCGTTTCTGGGGGCCAGCTCGGCGTTTGTCGAATCCACCCTGGGCCAGATCTACAAGGAAAAACTCGACGGCCAGTATCGCGGCGGCCCGGCGTTTTACATCGAAAAAGGCCTGGGCATGAAGTGGTACGCCTGGGTGTTTGCCGTCTGCACCATTATTGCCTGCGGCGTGCTGCTGCCAGGCGTGCAGGCCAACGGCATCGCCAGCAGCCTGAACACCGCGCTGGGCATCGTGCCGGAAGCCACGGCGGCGATTCTGGCCGTGTTATTGGGCTTTATCATCTTTGGCGGCGTGCAGCGCATTGCCCGCTTTGCCGAAATCATCGTACCGTTCATGGCGCTGGGCTACATCATCGTGGCCTGCGTGATCATCGCCCTGCACATTGAGCGCCTGCCAGACGTGCTGGGTTTGATCCTGCGCAGTGCCGTGGGCGCTGACGCCAGCTTTGGTGCGCTGCTGGGCCTGGCCATCCAATGGGGCGTCAAGCGCGGCGTGTATTCCAATGAAGCCGGCCAGGGCACCGGCCCGCATGCGTCTTCTGCCGCTGCTGTCACCCATCCGGCCAAACAAGGCCTGGTGCAGGCGTTCTCGGTGTATGTGGATACGCTGTTTGTCTGCTCGGCCACGGCTTTCATGCTGCTGATCACCGGCCAGTACAATGTGCAGGACGGTGCCGGCAAGGCCATTTACACCGGCATTGCTGGCGTGGCGGCGGGTCCGGGTTATGTGCAGACCGCCATGGAAAACATCATGCCGGGCTTTGGCAATCTGTTTGTGGCGGTGGCGCTGTTCTTCTTTGCCTTTACCACCATCATTGCCTACTACTACATCGCCGAAACCAATATCGCCTACATCAACCGCAAGATCAACCGCCCGTGGCTGACCCTGCTGCTTAAGTTTGCCATCATGGCCTCCACGGTATACGGCACGGTAAAAACCGCCGAACTGGCCTGGGGGTTGGGCGATATTGGCGTGGGGCTGATGGCCTGGCTGAATATTATTGCCATTTTGCTGCTGCAAAAGCCGGCGCTGGTGGCGCTGAAGGACTACGAGGCGCAGCAGGCCCAGGGCAAGGACCCGCTATTCCATCCACAGGCGCTGGGCATTGCGCATGCCCACTACTGGGAAGGCCGCCGGGCAGAGCAGATTCATGCCGAGGAAGTGAAAGCGGCACGCACCACCCACTCGCATTGA
- a CDS encoding aspartate kinase, whose amino-acid sequence MALIVQKYGGTSVGSTERIKNVARRVAKWHAQGHQVVVVVSAMSGETNRLIGLAREIQSTPDPRELDVIASTGEQVTIGLLSMALKAIGVDAISYTGWQMPMATDNAYTKARIQSIEDKRMRADLDAGRVVVVAGFQGIDESGSITTLGRGGSDTSAVAIAAALKADECQIYTDVDGVYTTDPRVVPEARKLSTITFEEMLEMASLGSKVLQIRSVEFAGKYKVKLRVLSSFEEEGEGTLITFEEDEKMEKAAVAGIAFDRNEARINVKGVPDKPGIAYQILGPVADANIEVDMIIQNMGESGTTDFSFTVPRGEYQKALTILRDVQTHVGAAKVDGDDKIAKVSIVGVGMRSHTGIASTMFRTLAEEGINIQMISTSEIKVSVLIDEKYLELGVRVLHKAFGLDQPQ is encoded by the coding sequence ATGGCTCTTATCGTTCAGAAATACGGCGGCACTTCGGTGGGCTCGACAGAGCGCATCAAGAACGTCGCCCGGCGCGTGGCCAAATGGCATGCCCAAGGCCATCAAGTGGTGGTCGTGGTATCGGCCATGAGCGGCGAAACCAATCGCCTGATTGGCCTGGCCCGCGAAATCCAGTCGACTCCCGATCCGCGTGAGCTGGATGTGATTGCATCCACCGGCGAACAGGTCACCATCGGCTTGCTGTCGATGGCCCTGAAGGCCATTGGCGTGGACGCCATCAGCTACACCGGCTGGCAAATGCCGATGGCCACCGACAATGCCTACACCAAGGCCCGCATTCAGTCGATCGAAGACAAGCGCATGCGCGCCGACCTCGACGCCGGGCGCGTGGTGGTGGTGGCCGGTTTCCAGGGTATCGACGAATCCGGCAGCATCACCACGCTGGGCCGTGGCGGTTCCGATACCTCGGCAGTGGCGATTGCCGCCGCGCTGAAGGCTGACGAATGCCAGATCTACACCGACGTGGATGGCGTGTACACCACCGACCCGCGTGTGGTGCCCGAAGCGCGCAAGCTGTCCACCATCACCTTTGAAGAAATGCTGGAAATGGCCAGCCTGGGCTCTAAGGTGTTGCAAATCCGCTCGGTGGAATTCGCCGGCAAGTACAAGGTCAAGCTCCGTGTCCTCTCCAGCTTTGAAGAAGAAGGCGAAGGCACGCTGATTACGTTTGAGGAAGACGAAAAAATGGAAAAAGCAGCAGTCGCCGGCATCGCCTTTGACCGCAACGAAGCACGCATCAACGTCAAGGGTGTGCCGGACAAGCCGGGCATTGCCTACCAGATTCTGGGCCCGGTGGCTGACGCCAATATCGAAGTGGACATGATCATCCAGAACATGGGTGAATCCGGCACCACCGACTTTTCGTTTACCGTGCCGCGTGGCGAATACCAGAAGGCGCTGACCATCCTGCGCGATGTGCAAACCCATGTTGGCGCGGCCAAAGTGGACGGAGACGACAAGATTGCCAAGGTGTCCATCGTGGGCGTGGGCATGCGCTCGCACACCGGCATTGCCTCCACCATGTTCCGCACCCTGGCCGAAGAAGGCATCAACATCCAGATGATCTCCACCTCGGAAATCAAGGTGTCGGTGCTGATCGACGAAAAGTATCTGGAACTGGGCGTGCGCGTGCTGCACAAGGCATTTGGCCTGGACCAGCCGCAATAA
- a CDS encoding methyl-accepting chemotaxis protein — protein MPILALLSLRTRLMVFFSLLIALMLLIAGAGVQGVYRQSALAGELAQRDLGLSVALQAAHTRLSNMRRFEKDMLIQLREPGKVNDYFSKWQGEHQQLNQALDQADALASAEGRQQIAQIRQHLAQGYVPQLEQLHAQLGQPVFASAAEANAALSTGKAAAHAAEMLFQQAEQQVASRMRSMAGKFAALRDQVVATLLVLVAGAVLLAIGLLWLAERSIRRPLLALRGEMQTIARSLQLDQDLPVQGRDEVADTVRAFNQLLAVMREALHAVRASAGQVGSSAHQLSSAADASLASSQTQIGHASGVAEAVAQISQGIAEISERAGAVRELAEHTAQVAGAGVNMASRTVEGLHHLETRLQASVAGVTQLNQRASEIGQVVATIHDIADQTNLLALNAAIEAARAGESGRGFAVVADEVRKLAEKTAQATLAITRQIDAVQHDTQRTVDDIQLLAGQVATEKDAADAFVEQLHTLQQQAEQAFVQVDSIADATHEQREAGEHASQQVSHLAGLSRRAGDTAASVAGLGDGLTTVAHQLDQAIGRFQLGQAAK, from the coding sequence ATGCCCATTCTTGCCCTGTTGTCGCTACGCACCCGCCTGATGGTGTTTTTTTCCCTGCTGATTGCCCTGATGCTGCTGATTGCCGGTGCCGGGGTGCAAGGGGTGTACCGGCAATCGGCGCTGGCAGGCGAACTGGCCCAGCGCGACCTCGGGCTGAGCGTGGCGCTACAGGCAGCGCACACCCGCCTGTCCAATATGCGCCGGTTTGAAAAAGACATGCTGATTCAGCTGCGCGAGCCGGGCAAGGTTAACGATTATTTCAGCAAATGGCAGGGCGAACACCAGCAGCTTAACCAGGCGCTGGACCAGGCCGATGCGCTGGCCAGCGCCGAGGGCCGCCAGCAGATTGCCCAGATTCGCCAGCATCTGGCCCAGGGCTATGTGCCGCAGCTGGAGCAGTTGCACGCCCAGCTGGGCCAGCCGGTGTTTGCCTCTGCCGCCGAAGCCAATGCCGCACTGAGCACAGGCAAGGCAGCGGCACACGCGGCAGAAATGCTGTTCCAGCAGGCCGAACAGCAGGTGGCCAGCCGCATGCGCAGCATGGCCGGCAAATTTGCCGCCCTGCGTGACCAGGTGGTGGCCACCTTGCTGGTGCTGGTGGCAGGTGCGGTGTTGCTGGCCATTGGGCTGTTATGGCTGGCTGAGCGTTCGATCCGCCGCCCGCTACTGGCGCTGCGTGGCGAGATGCAGACCATTGCCCGCTCGCTGCAGCTGGATCAGGACTTGCCGGTGCAAGGCCGCGATGAAGTAGCCGACACGGTGCGGGCGTTCAACCAGTTGCTGGCGGTCATGCGCGAGGCGCTGCACGCAGTGCGCGCCAGCGCCGGCCAGGTGGGCAGCAGCGCCCATCAGCTGAGCAGCGCCGCCGATGCCTCACTGGCCAGCAGCCAGACCCAGATTGGCCACGCCAGCGGAGTGGCCGAGGCGGTGGCGCAAATCAGCCAGGGCATTGCCGAAATCTCCGAGCGCGCCGGTGCCGTGCGCGAACTGGCCGAGCACACCGCCCAGGTGGCCGGGGCTGGGGTGAATATGGCCAGCCGCACGGTCGAGGGCCTGCACCATCTGGAAACCCGCTTGCAGGCCAGCGTGGCCGGCGTCACCCAGCTGAATCAGCGCGCCAGCGAAATCGGCCAGGTGGTGGCCACCATTCATGATATTGCCGACCAGACCAATCTGCTGGCGCTGAATGCGGCGATTGAAGCCGCCCGCGCCGGTGAATCCGGGCGCGGCTTTGCCGTGGTGGCCGACGAGGTGCGCAAGCTGGCGGAAAAAACCGCACAGGCTACGCTGGCAATTACCCGGCAGATCGACGCGGTGCAGCACGATACCCAGCGCACGGTGGACGATATTCAGTTGCTGGCCGGGCAGGTGGCCACAGAAAAAGACGCCGCCGATGCCTTTGTCGAGCAGTTGCACACCCTGCAACAGCAGGCCGAGCAGGCGTTTGTGCAGGTGGACAGCATTGCCGACGCCACCCACGAACAGCGCGAGGCCGGCGAGCATGCCAGCCAGCAGGTCAGCCATCTGGCCGGGCTTTCGCGCCGTGCCGGAGACACTGCCGCCTCGGTGGCCGGGCTGGGCGATGGCCTGACCACGGTGGCCCACCAGCTGGATCAGGCCATTGGCCGGTTCCAGCTGGGACAGGCGGCCAAGTAA
- a CDS encoding ferric reductase-like transmembrane domain-containing protein has product MKTLTYTLWLYLALLTGFWLLSDPTPLASLDGFFAWRGVLMQYSGVLGIGVMSLAMLLAMRPRLLEAPLGGLDKLYRLHKWLGISGLVISIAHWLLAKGPKWLVGLGWLERPARKPRPPLEPGSWQQLLAQQRGLAEAVGEWAFYAAAALMALALIKWFPYRRFVQTHRWISLAYLALVFHAIVLVKFEYWQTPVGGLLAGLIGLGCVAGVMSLLGRRAGGSKVSGRIAALDAHPELNALSIDLQLQPGWPGHQAGQFAFFTFHPDEGAHPFTLASAWQADEPRLSIVVKALGDYTATLATRLKVGNAVQVEGPYGRFTFAGDAHRQIWVGGGIGITPFLARLQALAAHHDGKAIDLFYATAEHDPAMIARLQRDADRARVNLHLLWEPRDGRLNTARLQALIPDWCHADVWFCGPASFGRMLREELQAQGLPAQRFHQEWFEMR; this is encoded by the coding sequence ATGAAAACCCTGACCTACACACTCTGGCTTTACCTGGCCCTGCTCACGGGCTTCTGGCTGCTAAGCGACCCCACCCCCCTGGCCAGTCTGGATGGCTTCTTTGCCTGGCGCGGCGTGCTGATGCAATACAGCGGCGTGCTCGGCATCGGCGTGATGAGCCTGGCCATGCTGCTGGCCATGCGCCCACGCCTGCTGGAAGCACCGCTGGGCGGACTGGACAAACTGTACCGGCTGCATAAATGGCTGGGCATCAGCGGCCTGGTCATTTCCATTGCTCACTGGCTGCTGGCCAAAGGGCCAAAATGGCTGGTAGGGCTGGGCTGGCTGGAACGCCCCGCCCGCAAGCCACGCCCACCACTGGAGCCCGGTTCGTGGCAACAGCTGCTTGCCCAGCAACGCGGCCTGGCCGAAGCCGTGGGCGAATGGGCATTCTATGCGGCGGCGGCACTGATGGCGCTGGCACTGATCAAATGGTTTCCCTATCGCCGCTTTGTGCAAACCCATCGCTGGATTTCGCTGGCGTATCTGGCATTGGTGTTTCATGCCATCGTGTTGGTCAAGTTTGAATACTGGCAAACGCCAGTGGGCGGGCTGCTGGCAGGGTTGATCGGCCTGGGCTGTGTGGCCGGGGTGATGTCGCTGCTGGGGCGGCGTGCCGGCGGAAGCAAGGTCAGCGGGCGGATTGCCGCGCTGGATGCGCACCCTGAACTAAACGCGCTCAGCATTGACCTGCAATTGCAGCCGGGCTGGCCAGGCCATCAGGCTGGACAGTTTGCATTTTTCACCTTTCACCCCGACGAGGGCGCGCACCCCTTTACCCTGGCGTCGGCCTGGCAAGCAGATGAACCGCGCCTGAGCATTGTGGTCAAGGCGCTGGGCGACTACACCGCTACGCTGGCCACCCGGCTGAAGGTGGGCAATGCGGTGCAAGTGGAAGGGCCGTACGGGCGGTTTACCTTTGCCGGCGATGCGCATCGGCAAATCTGGGTGGGCGGCGGCATCGGCATCACCCCGTTCCTGGCCCGGCTGCAGGCGCTGGCGGCACACCACGACGGCAAAGCGATTGATCTGTTTTATGCCACGGCAGAGCACGACCCGGCCATGATCGCACGCCTGCAGCGCGACGCTGACCGCGCGCGGGTGAATCTGCACCTGCTGTGGGAACCCCGCGATGGCCGGCTGAACACCGCCCGGCTGCAGGCACTGATTCCGGACTGGTGCCACGCCGATGTGTGGTTTTGCGGCCCGGCCAGCTTTGGCCGCATGCTGCGGGAAGAACTGCAGGCGCAAGGGTTACCGGCCCAGCGCTTTCATCAGGAATGGTTCGAGATGCGTTAG
- the rstA gene encoding two-component system response regulator RstA: protein MSPRILFVEDDFELAKLIGEFLTRNGFLIHHIDRGDTVEAAIAEHDPDLLLLDIMLPGKDGLSICRDLRPAFTRPIILLTSVGSDMNQVLGLELGANDYVVKTTPPAVLLARIRAQLRQHEPQTIAGSRPATPALSQVLHFGRLVIDAANRDVKLDGHSVVLSTSDFDLLWLLASQAGETLSRDALLKALRGVEYDGLDRSIDVAVSRLRKKLGDDPNEPHKIKTVRNRGYLFVRSGWDS from the coding sequence ATGTCACCTCGTATCCTGTTCGTTGAAGATGACTTTGAACTGGCCAAGCTGATTGGCGAATTCCTCACCCGCAACGGGTTCCTGATTCACCATATCGACCGTGGCGACACCGTCGAGGCGGCGATTGCCGAACACGACCCCGACCTGCTGCTGCTGGACATCATGCTGCCCGGCAAGGATGGCCTGTCGATCTGCCGCGATCTGCGCCCGGCGTTTACCCGGCCCATCATCCTGCTGACCTCGGTGGGCAGCGACATGAACCAGGTGCTCGGGCTGGAGCTCGGTGCCAACGACTATGTGGTAAAAACCACGCCGCCGGCAGTGCTCTTGGCGCGTATCCGCGCCCAGCTGCGCCAGCACGAGCCGCAGACCATCGCTGGCAGCCGGCCAGCCACGCCAGCGCTGAGCCAGGTGTTGCATTTTGGCCGACTGGTGATCGACGCCGCCAACCGTGATGTCAAACTGGATGGCCACAGCGTGGTGCTGTCCACCAGCGACTTCGACCTGCTCTGGCTGCTGGCCAGCCAGGCCGGGGAAACCCTGTCGCGCGATGCGCTGCTCAAGGCGCTGCGCGGGGTGGAGTACGACGGGCTGGACCGCAGCATCGACGTGGCGGTGTCGCGGCTGCGCAAAAAACTCGGCGACGATCCTAACGAGCCGCACAAGATCAAAACCGTGCGCAATCGGGGCTACCTGTTTGTCCGCTCCGGCTGGGACAGCTGA
- a CDS encoding MarR family winged helix-turn-helix transcriptional regulator yields MPLFLPLQWAQARSLAGMRPSLEKYALSEAEFDLLATLRNAEVPHTLTPSQLLARMVLTSGGLSKVMAQLETRGLIRRLQSAQDLRIKPVQLSAAGRALIETAMVETVAATRAWLRATLRPEALGQLTTLLAKLAESGADEKKSA; encoded by the coding sequence GTGCCGTTGTTTTTACCGCTGCAATGGGCGCAGGCGCGTTCACTGGCTGGCATGCGGCCATCGCTGGAAAAATACGCATTGTCCGAGGCCGAATTTGACCTGTTGGCTACCCTGCGCAATGCCGAGGTGCCACACACGCTCACGCCATCGCAGCTGCTGGCGCGCATGGTGCTGACCTCGGGTGGACTGAGCAAGGTCATGGCGCAGCTGGAAACCCGTGGGCTGATCCGGCGTTTGCAGTCGGCACAGGATTTGCGCATCAAGCCGGTGCAGCTCAGTGCGGCGGGCCGGGCGCTGATCGAGACAGCGATGGTTGAAACCGTGGCCGCTACCCGGGCATGGTTGCGGGCGACGCTGCGTCCCGAGGCGCTGGGCCAGCTGACCACCTTACTGGCCAAACTGGCTGAATCGGGTGCTGATGAGAAAAAATCCGCTTGA
- the rstB gene encoding two-component system sensor histidine kinase RstB: MRRIFIQFYLTLVISFIGAIALAGAIYGQVVDKVSDRYLNDIFRATVSLLQTTLSEEPVDQWNARLDTLGLSLPYPIKVEPLDTYELSADNRAALADGDIVMLAETYQFLQRVPETGYMLTLGPVDYLYFLHEIQSFDYLMLGLAALFLGVPAFAWMRPLWRQLMHLKRVARQLGAGNLDARASLPDDSGVAELGSTINTMADNLQSLIQSRRELLDAVSHELRTPIARLRYRLAMLEDGVADDAREAMDRDISSIDRMIEELLLYSRLDQGHDLLHPERLTLWPWLNEVLARHGEDFPQVCYTLRPTPASLHDQQAEVDGFYLERALSNLLRNAARYGQGEVAVTLGCDGQHWWIEVEDNGPGIPEAERERVFEPFVRLDHSRNRRTGGYGLGLAIVRRIMGWHGGQASVQASALGGACFVLRWPVTLPRLHSLVPSVRGDEADEAT, encoded by the coding sequence ATGCGGCGGATTTTCATCCAGTTTTACCTCACCCTGGTCATCAGCTTTATCGGTGCCATTGCCCTGGCCGGGGCCATTTACGGCCAGGTGGTGGACAAGGTCAGCGACCGCTACCTGAACGATATTTTTCGCGCCACCGTCAGCCTGCTGCAAACCACCCTGAGCGAAGAACCAGTGGACCAGTGGAATGCCCGGCTGGATACCCTGGGGCTGTCGCTGCCCTACCCGATCAAGGTTGAGCCGCTGGACACCTACGAACTGAGCGCCGACAACCGCGCCGCGCTGGCCGATGGCGATATTGTCATGCTGGCCGAGACTTACCAGTTTTTGCAGCGGGTGCCAGAAACCGGCTATATGCTCACCTTGGGCCCGGTGGATTATCTGTATTTTCTGCATGAAATCCAGTCGTTCGACTACCTGATGCTGGGCCTGGCCGCCCTGTTTCTGGGCGTGCCCGCCTTTGCCTGGATGCGCCCGCTCTGGCGGCAACTGATGCACCTCAAGCGGGTGGCGCGCCAGCTGGGGGCGGGCAATCTGGACGCCCGCGCCAGCCTGCCCGACGACTCCGGCGTGGCCGAGCTGGGCAGCACCATCAACACCATGGCCGATAATCTGCAATCGCTGATCCAGTCGCGGCGCGAACTGCTGGACGCGGTGTCGCACGAGCTGCGCACGCCGATTGCCCGGCTGCGCTATCGGCTGGCCATGCTGGAAGACGGCGTGGCCGACGATGCCCGTGAAGCGATGGACCGCGACATCAGCAGCATCGACCGGATGATTGAAGAGCTGCTGCTGTATTCCCGGCTGGATCAGGGCCACGACCTGCTGCACCCCGAGCGCCTGACCCTGTGGCCGTGGCTGAACGAGGTGCTGGCCCGGCATGGCGAAGACTTCCCCCAGGTGTGCTACACCCTGCGCCCCACCCCGGCCAGCCTGCATGATCAGCAGGCCGAGGTGGACGGGTTTTATCTGGAGCGGGCGCTGTCCAATCTGTTGCGCAACGCCGCCCGCTACGGCCAGGGCGAGGTGGCGGTGACGCTGGGCTGCGATGGCCAGCACTGGTGGATTGAAGTGGAAGACAACGGCCCCGGCATTCCCGAAGCAGAACGCGAGCGGGTGTTCGAGCCCTTTGTGCGGCTGGACCACAGCCGCAACCGGCGTACCGGCGGCTATGGCCTGGGGCTGGCGATTGTGCGCCGGATCATGGGCTGGCATGGCGGTCAGGCCAGCGTGCAGGCATCGGCGCTGGGCGGGGCGTGTTTTGTGCTGCGCTGGCCGGTGACACTGCCCAGATTACATTCGCTGGTGCCATCGGTACGGGGCGATGAAGCAGACGAAGCCACGTAA